Genomic window (Bacteroidota bacterium):
AAAATAGCGGTTGAAGTTAAAGCTGACGAAGCCATCATCCATAAAGAATTTCATCTTTCGTCGGCTGATCCAAAAATTGTGGGAGTTGAAAAATCTGTACCCGTGGGATTCACCAATTTTGTAGTTGCCGACCAGCTGGCTGATATTGGCATGGAGGCCATCCATCCCAAAGCATCCAAACCTTTGGAAAGGGCCAATATTAGTATCCGTATAAAAAACACTTTTGAACCCGAACATGAAGGTACCCTGATTTCAAAAAATTATGTAGGTAAAAAATCGAAAGTTGAAATTGTTTCCGGAACCGATAAGGTAATTGCAGTCGAAATACATGATCCATCCATGGTTGGTGAAGTCGGTTTTGACCTGAACATCATGCAGGTTTTTCTTAAACATAACATCAGTTATATTCTAAAAGCCACTAATGCCAATAGCATTACTCATGTAATCTGGGATAATGAAAAAAGCAAAACGCTGATTGAAGAATTAAAACAGAAATATGAGATGGTTAACGTTCAGCCTGTGGCTTTGGTTTGTGCAATAGGTTCCAACATTACCCAACCGGGTATTTTGGCCAAAGCAGCAAAAGCACTGGCAGATAATGGAATCAATATTGCCTGCGTTTCCCAATCGCTTCGCCAGGTAAATATTCAATTTGTGATTGACCGGAATAAGTATAAAAAAGCAGTCATTGCGCTCAATGATGCCCTCTGCCCTATCGAGTAAAAATCAATAATCAATGATTTAAGGCAACTGATACTGTAATTTTATCAGCTTATCAAAACAAAACAACCTTACACAGATGTCCAAGTATAAAGGCTTAACATTAATACTTTTACTTGGACATGTGCATATTAACTTTAGTCTCATTTTTCCCCTTTTTAGTCTATTTAGCTCTTGGCATTTATACCTTCTCAAAAAATCCCAACTCAATACTAAACCGTAGATTTTTTATTTCCTGCATGGGATTTGCAGTCTGGGCCTTGGGATTTACCCTGTTTTATATGGCCAAAAATGAAGACGCTGCCAGCTTTTGGATCAAATTTGCCCGAATTGGATTTTTGATTCAACCTGCAGCCCTCCTGTTGTTTTTCATGGCTCTGATTAAAGAAAAAAGAAGATGGCTACAAAATTTACTTTATATCCCGTCCTTATTTTTCATCCTGGAATATCTAAGTTCAAATGTGGTTATCTCAAATCCCGGAGTCAGGCAATTGGCTGTCATTACAAACCAGTCACCATGGTGGCCATTTCTTTTAAATGCCTACTGTTATTCCTATACATTAATAAGCCTTCTGCTGGTCATCATCTGGGGGAAAAGGAATCCGGATAAAAAGAAAAAACAACTTGTGCGGTGGATTACCGGAGCTTTTGTACTGTATGTGCTGAGCGATTCATTCTGTGACATATTCCTTAAAAACCAGCCAGATATTGATCATATATTCGCCCTTTTCTGGGCAATCCCGATTTGGATTATCATAGAACGCTTCGATTTGATGGTTCTTACTCCCAGGAGAGCAGCCAACGAAATATTATCAAACATGAAAGAATTTATATTTTTCATCAATCGTGAAGGCGAAATCACTTTATCCAATAAATATACAGAAAGCTCATTGGGGTACGGATCTTCCGAGATCTGCGGGAAACCTGTCGATTCGTTATTCTCAGATGGTTCTGAAATGATTGAAAAAATTAAAAACTCAAAATCTATTAAAATAGATTACCCGGGAATTTATTTGAAATCCAAAAATGATGCGCCTATTCCGGTTACACTTTCTGCATCAAAAATAAAAGATAAACTTGGAAATCTTTTAGGGACTATAATCCTTGCAAAAGACATACGTCAGGAAATATCCCTTCATCAAGAAATAGAAAAATGCAATGCCATTGAAAAAGAATTAATTCGGGAAAAAGAAAAAGCCGAAAAAGCCGATCATCTCAAGTCTGCTTTCCTGGCCAACATGTCGCACGAAATCAGAACACCCATGAATGGCATCCTTGGTTTTGCGGAAATATTAAGAAAACCCAACCTCAGCCAGGAGAAAAAAGAAAAATACCTTAATGTAATAAATTCCAGCGGCGAACATCTTTTAAACTTATTGAACGATATCATCAATATTTCCAAAATAGAGGCGGGACAAATCGAACTATCCGAATCCAAAATCAAACTTAATGACATTTTGCTGAATATAGCTTCCCTGTTTAGTACCAGTAAGACAAACAGGAAAAAGACGAAGGTGCTGATCAAAATCTCTCATGAAATGCTGGAAGAAGATCCCTGTATCCTGGCAGATGGATTCCGTTTAAAACAAATTTTAATAAACCTGATTGGGAACGCGATAAAATTCAGCAATTCCATAGATGGAAAAGTAGAATTCGGATATGAATATATTAACGGCACTGAAGAAGAGCTGCATGATAATCAAGCCACAGACCATACCCACATCAGGTTCTTTGTATCTGATAACGGTATAGGATTATCCCCGCAACAACAGGAATTAATTTTCAATCGCTTTGTACAGGCCGATGACTCCATCTCAAAAAGATATGGCGGAGCAGGATTGGGACTGGCTATAACTAAAGGGCTGGTCGATCTTTTCGAAGGTAAAATTTGGGTTGAATCAAAGGCAGGAAAAGGTTCCACATTTTTCTTTACAATTCCCCTGAACAGAGTAAATTCATGAAATCATTCAATAATCTTCCTTAAAATACGATGAATAATTAAAGCTGTAAAGAGCTGATTTAATTTAAATTATATGACATCAGGCAGAAATAATTTTTTGATCAAATTTTTTAAAATTTGTAACTTTATAAATAATTGGAGGATAATTATTTTTCATTTTTGATCTTATGAATTCAGACCCCATTCTTTTGATTGAAGATAATGCTGATGATGAATTGCTCACTATACGGGCGATAAAGAAAAATAATATTCTAAACCAGGTGATTGTCGCACATGATGGCAAAGAAGCTCTTGAATTGCTTTTTGCTGAAGGGGAAAATAAATGCCAGGCCTGCGAACCGAAAGTCATTTTACTTGACTTAAATCTTCCAAAGATTAGTGGATTGGATGTTCTCAAAGCCATCAGGGAGGATCAGAGGACAAGAAACTATCCCGTTGTAATTCTAACTTCATCCAAAGAAGAAGAGGATATAAAAAAAAGTTATACCTTGGGAGCGAACAGCTATATCCGTAAACCGGTTGACTTTGACCAGTTTACAGACACTATCAAACAATTGGGATCATATTGGCTTCAACTAAA
Coding sequences:
- a CDS encoding aspartate kinase, whose product is MLTVEKIGGTSMSKFEDVLANIIVGKRKAGELYNRIFVVSAYNNVTNWLLEHKKTNEPGVYVKFLNREDYNQSLNGVMKKLMAINKTLETLGLNVKEADDFIQRRIEKASSYLESMNDVIASGYIDKKNIYLAAREILASIGEAHSAFNSVNILKNKGINSTFVDLCGFNDKEYLTIDQRIHKAFKDLDFPKTIAIATGYTKGTEGIMRVFDRGYSEVTFSKIAVEVKADEAIIHKEFHLSSADPKIVGVEKSVPVGFTNFVVADQLADIGMEAIHPKASKPLERANISIRIKNTFEPEHEGTLISKNYVGKKSKVEIVSGTDKVIAVEIHDPSMVGEVGFDLNIMQVFLKHNISYILKATNANSITHVIWDNEKSKTLIEELKQKYEMVNVQPVALVCAIGSNITQPGILAKAAKALADNGINIACVSQSLRQVNIQFVIDRNKYKKAVIALNDALCPIE
- a CDS encoding ATP-binding protein, coding for MCILTLVSFFPFLVYLALGIYTFSKNPNSILNRRFFISCMGFAVWALGFTLFYMAKNEDAASFWIKFARIGFLIQPAALLLFFMALIKEKRRWLQNLLYIPSLFFILEYLSSNVVISNPGVRQLAVITNQSPWWPFLLNAYCYSYTLISLLLVIIWGKRNPDKKKKQLVRWITGAFVLYVLSDSFCDIFLKNQPDIDHIFALFWAIPIWIIIERFDLMVLTPRRAANEILSNMKEFIFFINREGEITLSNKYTESSLGYGSSEICGKPVDSLFSDGSEMIEKIKNSKSIKIDYPGIYLKSKNDAPIPVTLSASKIKDKLGNLLGTIILAKDIRQEISLHQEIEKCNAIEKELIREKEKAEKADHLKSAFLANMSHEIRTPMNGILGFAEILRKPNLSQEKKEKYLNVINSSGEHLLNLLNDIINISKIEAGQIELSESKIKLNDILLNIASLFSTSKTNRKKTKVLIKISHEMLEEDPCILADGFRLKQILINLIGNAIKFSNSIDGKVEFGYEYINGTEEELHDNQATDHTHIRFFVSDNGIGLSPQQQELIFNRFVQADDSISKRYGGAGLGLAITKGLVDLFEGKIWVESKAGKGSTFFFTIPLNRVNS
- a CDS encoding response regulator, whose translation is MNSDPILLIEDNADDELLTIRAIKKNNILNQVIVAHDGKEALELLFAEGENKCQACEPKVILLDLNLPKISGLDVLKAIREDQRTRNYPVVILTSSKEEEDIKKSYTLGANSYIRKPVDFDQFTDTIKQLGSYWLQLNETI